ATCACCATGTAGACCCGGAACAGCTCGTCGCTCAGGCCAGGTGCCGGCTGGTAGGCCGACAGGATCGCCGGGAACTCGCCCCAGAACCCCGCCAGGCCCGGCAGGCCCAGCGACGCCATCGCCGTGAAGCCGAGGATCCAGCCCAGCTTCGGCGCCTGCACCAGCAGACCACCCAGACGCTTGATCTCCAGCGTGTGGTAGCGGTCCTTCACCGAGCCGGCGGCGAAGAAGAGCATGCCGGTGATGAGGCCGTGGGCGACCATCCCCATGACCGCGGCGTTCAGGCCGAAGTCGGTGAGGGTGGCGATGCCCAGCATCGTGAAGCCCATGTGCGACACCGACGAGAAGGCGATGAGCCGTTTCATGTCGGTCTGCGCCAGGCAGGCGAGCGCGCCGTAGATGATGCCGACGACCGCCAGCCCGCCGATCCACGGTGCCCACGACACCGCGGCCTCGGGCAGGATCGGCAGCGCCACCCGCACGAAGCCGTAGGTGCCCAGCTTCAGCAGCACCGCGGCCAGGATCACCGAACCGACCGTCGGCGCCTGCGTGTGGGCGTCGGGCAGCCAGGTGTGGAATGGGAACATCGGCACCTTGATGCCGAAGCCCATGAACATGCCGCCGAAGATGATCAGCATCGTGGTGTGGCTGATCGGGTCGATGCCGAAGGCGCCCGGATCGGCCACGCGGGCAGCCAGTTCGGGGATGGCGAACGTCTCGCCGCCGGTGAGGAAGAACAGCGCCAGGAAGCTGACGATCATCAGCGCCGAGCCGAACAGCGTGTAGAGGAAGAACTTGAGCGACGCGTACTGGCGCTGCTCACCGCCCCACACGCCGATCAGGAAGTACATCGGCAGCAGCACGACCTCGAAGAAGACGAAGAACAGGATGAGGTCCTGCGCCACGAACGTGCCGAGCATCCCGGTGTGGAGCACCAGGATGAGCATGAAGAACGCCTTGGCGTTGCGCGGCTCGGGGAGGTGGTTCCAGCTGTAGATGATGCACAGCGGCACGATCAGCAGGGTCAGCGCCACCAGCGGCAGCGACAGGCCGTCGATGCCGAGGAAGAACTTGGAGTTGATGACGTCGATCCAGTCCTTGCGGACCTCGAACTGCATGACGGACGTCTGGTCGTAGTCGAAGTCGGCGAAGACGGCGACGCCGAAGGCCGCGGCACCGAGCGAGGCGCCCAGCGCGACGAGCTTGTGCGCCTCCTCGTTGGCCTTGGGGATCAGCAGCATGACCAGGGCGCCTGCCAACGGCAGGAACACCATCCCGGTCAGACCCCAATCGGTCAGGAACTCGTTGTTCATCGTCGGGAACCTTTGGCCTTGCTGTCAGATGAAGAGGATGAGGGCGCCGGCGAACAGGGCGGTGGCGCCGAACAGGAGCGCGCCGTACTGCTGGACCTTGCCGGAGGTGAGGCGTCGGAAGAGCTGGCCGCCGCCTTCTGCGGCGAAGCCGGAGCCGTCGACGACGTTGTCGACGATCCCCTGGTCGATGCGGTTGTAGACGAAACGGCCGACCACGGTGGTGATGCGGCCGGCACCGTTGACGATGCCGTCGATCACGTTCTGGTTGACCCAGTTGGCGGCCCGGGCGATCGGGCCCTTGAAGGCACCGGCGATGCCGTCGGTGTAGAGGCGGTCGAAGTAGTACTTGTTCTCCAGCAGCGTGAAGCCGGCGCGGGCGGGGCGCGACCGCTGGGTGATGCCGTGGGGACCGGCGCCCTTCCAGAAC
The DNA window shown above is from Acidimicrobiales bacterium and carries:
- a CDS encoding NADH-quinone oxidoreductase subunit M, which produces MNNEFLTDWGLTGMVFLPLAGALVMLLIPKANEEAHKLVALGASLGAAAFGVAVFADFDYDQTSVMQFEVRKDWIDVINSKFFLGIDGLSLPLVALTLLIVPLCIIYSWNHLPEPRNAKAFFMLILVLHTGMLGTFVAQDLILFFVFFEVVLLPMYFLIGVWGGEQRQYASLKFFLYTLFGSALMIVSFLALFFLTGGETFAIPELAARVADPGAFGIDPISHTTMLIIFGGMFMGFGIKVPMFPFHTWLPDAHTQAPTVGSVILAAVLLKLGTYGFVRVALPILPEAAVSWAPWIGGLAVVGIIYGALACLAQTDMKRLIAFSSVSHMGFTMLGIATLTDFGLNAAVMGMVAHGLITGMLFFAAGSVKDRYHTLEIKRLGGLLVQAPKLGWILGFTAMASLGLPGLAGFWGEFPAILSAYQPAPGLSDELFRVYMVIAAVGTVFAAGYLLWLYQRTAFGTPSAEFADEEVPDVSIPEWIAWTPMLVLILAIGVFPNLVFGVTDDNLSALAGRFVDLAATATP